The Arthrobacter zhaoxinii sequence GAGCTCGGCAACCTTGGCCTTTCCCCGGCTGGCGCTCGCGGACTTCGGCAACCCGAGGGCTATGTTGGCCTGCAGGGTCTGCCACGGCAGCAGCCGGGGTTCCTGGAAGGCAACGGCACAGCGGTCATCGATACCGGACACCGGCTTGCCGTCAATCAGGATGCTTCCGGCGGTGGGAAGGTCCAGTCCGGCAGCGGCCCGCAGCAAGGTGGATTTGCCGCAGCCGCTCGCACCCAGGATGGCCAGCACCTCGCCTGGACGGATGTCGAAGGTGATGTCCCGAAGGACTACGTGTTCGTCCGGGCCGGAACCGAAACTCCGGCCGAGCCCGGCGAATTGAACCGGCAGGGCAGCACTCGGGCGTGCCGTGCCGGAACCGGGTGAGGACGTGGAAGAAGGCAGGACTGCAGTCATAGAAAACTCTCCATCGATCCTGGCAGTAGCACCCTACGGAAGGTGTCCTGAGCCGGGGTAACGGCTTCCTGCGACACCAGCCTCGTTATTCCCGCACCTCAAGGAGGAAATGCGGCAACCAGGGTTGCTGCGGCTTCATCGATCCAGGTCTCTCAGCCGCTCGGGATGGTCAGGCACTACTAAACCCCGGAAGAGCAGCTCCAACAAGGCCTTCGCGTAATATTTCGACGCCGGACCGTTCGGCGTCCGGTTAGCTCCGGAGACTCCGCATTCCCGGGTGCCCGGTCAGTCCGCGTTCCCCGTAAAGGGCCCAGACAGTGTAGGCAATGGCCAGTGGAGCCTGCGCCCCGCCGATCAGAAGCGGTTCCGCGGAATGGAACTCGAGTACCAGGCTGTTGTTCTCCGGTTCCGGGTAGCACGCACTGACCTGGGAGTAGTAGAAGCTCAGCCACCGGCCGTTGGCCTGGCAGATAATCCGGCGCTCGGTCAGGAACATCTGGGTGTGCTGGACTTCCCTCCAC is a genomic window containing:
- a CDS encoding ABC transporter ATP-binding protein, with product MTAVLPSSTSSPGSGTARPSAALPVQFAGLGRSFGSGPDEHVVLRDITFDIRPGEVLAILGASGCGKSTLLRAAAGLDLPTAGSILIDGKPVSGIDDRCAVAFQEPRLLPWQTLQANIALGLPKSASASRGKAKVAELLDLVGLAAFAKHRPRAVSGGMAQRTSLARALAREPGVLLLDEPFGALDALTRLKMQDLLLSLHRAAPATVLLVTHDVDEALQLADRIIVLGGEDGTPGATITEVVTVPGHRPRDRASAELAQMRGDLLALLGVERH